Proteins from a genomic interval of Ignavibacteriota bacterium:
- a CDS encoding glycosyltransferase family 2 protein encodes MNISKNKNNCCAIIPFYNEKNTLKKIISETSKFVDSIIIVNDGSTDSWNSEIPENGNIFLISHEKNLGKGEALKTGFIKSIEQNNFYTITLDADLQHDPKYIPNLLNGLIKFDMVIGKRNILKSEMPFHRRMSNYLTSKLLSIKTGKNILDSQSGFRGFKTEILKEILPTFSGFEAESEMIVKCCKKNYTIGYFEIPTIYGNDDSKMKAIPTILGFLKVLFKS; translated from the coding sequence TTGAATATTTCAAAAAACAAAAATAATTGCTGTGCAATTATTCCTTTCTATAACGAAAAAAACACACTAAAAAAAATAATTTCAGAAACTTCGAAATTTGTAGATTCAATAATTATTGTAAACGATGGATCTACCGATTCTTGGAATTCAGAAATTCCTGAAAACGGAAATATATTTTTAATTTCACATGAAAAAAATTTAGGAAAAGGAGAAGCTCTAAAAACCGGATTTATCAAAAGTATAGAACAAAATAATTTCTATACAATAACACTTGACGCGGATTTACAGCATGATCCCAAGTACATACCTAATCTATTAAATGGGTTAATAAAATTTGATATGGTTATTGGAAAAAGAAATATACTTAAATCTGAAATGCCTTTTCACAGAAGAATGAGTAATTATTTAACTTCGAAATTATTAAGTATAAAAACCGGTAAAAATATTTTAGACAGTCAATCAGGATTTAGAGGTTTTAAAACAGAAATATTAAAAGAAATTCTTCCAACTTTTTCAGGATTTGAAGCGGAAAGCGAAATGATAGTAAAATGCTGCAAAAAAAATTATACAATCGGTTATTTTGAAATTCCCACAATATACGGAAACGATGATTCTAAAATGAAAGCAATTCCAACAATTCTTGGATTTCTAAAAGTATTGTTCAAAAGTTAA
- a CDS encoding TIGR00159 family protein: MFEIFKIGFLPFTLVDLIDILLVTFIIYKLYKKIRGTIAAQIFIGLVIILFLSFVAQAVNFRALGWLLNLITDIWVIAFIVLFQPEIRRLLVILGKNPLFNIFVKNDEINSAADIITEAAFELAQHQHGALIVYLKSTGLRSVIESGEILNAKLNKNMLRSIFFPRSPLHDGAVIVNNNIIEAARCTLPLTERTSIDGRILGMRHRAGIGITETADVISIIVSEETGGISVADKGKLISGLSKEGLKNQIIKSMVLSKDRGIKNIFEYFKKQK, encoded by the coding sequence ATGTTTGAAATATTTAAAATAGGTTTTTTACCCTTCACACTCGTTGATCTTATAGATATTCTTCTTGTTACGTTTATTATTTATAAACTCTACAAAAAGATCAGAGGTACAATTGCCGCGCAAATATTTATTGGATTGGTTATTATTTTATTCCTTTCGTTTGTTGCTCAAGCAGTAAATTTCAGAGCTTTAGGTTGGTTATTAAATTTAATAACTGATATTTGGGTAATAGCTTTTATTGTTTTATTCCAACCTGAAATCAGAAGACTTTTGGTAATTCTTGGTAAAAATCCGCTATTTAATATTTTTGTAAAGAATGACGAAATAAATTCAGCAGCAGATATTATTACTGAAGCCGCTTTTGAACTCGCGCAGCATCAGCACGGAGCTTTAATTGTTTATCTAAAATCAACCGGCTTGAGAAGCGTTATTGAAAGCGGGGAAATATTGAACGCGAAATTAAATAAAAACATGCTGCGTTCTATTTTTTTCCCGAGAAGTCCTTTGCACGATGGTGCGGTGATTGTTAACAATAACATTATTGAAGCCGCAAGATGTACACTGCCATTAACGGAAAGAACATCAATCGACGGTAGAATTTTAGGAATGCGGCACAGAGCCGGTATTGGTATAACTGAAACAGCAGATGTAATCAGTATCATTGTTTCTGAAGAGACAGGCGGAATTTCCGTTGCGGATAAAGGGAAACTTATTTCTGGGTTATCTAAAGAAGGTTTGAAGAATCAAATCATAAAGAGTATGGTTTTATCAAAGGATAGAGGAATTAAGAACATATTTGAATATTTCAAAAAACAAAAATAA
- a CDS encoding acetylornithine/succinylornithine family transaminase has product MSNFKELIDKYEVNVYPKRDVVIVKGKDAKLWDENGKTYIDCAAGIGVATIGHCNEKVAYAISEQARTLITNPAIFYNDKRAQILEKLVSISPKSLTKAFLTNSGTEAIEAAIKFARVSTGKTDFITAMKGFHGRTLGALSGTYKSEYREPFEPLVPGFSFVPFNNLEKLESAITDKTAGIILEVVQGEGGINIGSKDYFEGVRKICDEKNILMIIDEIQTGFCRTGKMFACEHFEIQPDIMTVAKAIAGGFPMGAALCSEKVNISVGKHGTTFGGNPLASAASLAAIEFMLENNLAGQANEKGNYFVSKIDLENLSKVRSVRNLGLMIGIELKEKVQPYIIDLMNKGVLAMPAGTTVLRLLPPAVISHEELDKVAEILNEMLK; this is encoded by the coding sequence ATGAGCAATTTCAAAGAATTAATTGACAAATATGAAGTAAATGTTTATCCCAAACGTGATGTTGTAATTGTAAAAGGAAAAGACGCAAAACTTTGGGATGAAAACGGGAAAACATATATAGACTGCGCAGCGGGAATTGGAGTTGCAACAATTGGACATTGCAATGAAAAAGTCGCATATGCAATTTCAGAACAAGCGCGAACGTTGATCACAAATCCCGCGATTTTTTACAACGACAAAAGAGCTCAAATTTTAGAGAAACTTGTTTCAATTTCTCCAAAAAGTTTAACAAAAGCATTTTTAACAAATTCAGGGACTGAAGCGATTGAAGCTGCCATAAAATTTGCGAGAGTTTCAACAGGAAAGACAGATTTTATTACTGCAATGAAAGGTTTTCACGGAAGAACATTGGGCGCTTTAAGCGGAACTTATAAATCCGAATATAGAGAACCATTTGAACCGCTCGTGCCGGGATTTAGTTTTGTACCGTTCAATAATTTGGAAAAATTGGAAAGCGCGATTACAGATAAAACCGCGGGAATTATTTTGGAAGTTGTTCAAGGTGAAGGCGGAATAAATATTGGTTCTAAAGATTATTTTGAGGGCGTTAGAAAAATTTGTGATGAAAAAAATATTTTAATGATAATTGATGAAATTCAAACCGGTTTCTGCAGAACCGGCAAAATGTTCGCTTGTGAACATTTCGAAATTCAGCCTGATATTATGACCGTCGCAAAAGCAATTGCCGGAGGTTTTCCAATGGGCGCAGCTTTATGTTCGGAAAAAGTAAATATTTCGGTTGGAAAACATGGAACTACATTTGGAGGTAATCCATTAGCTTCAGCAGCTTCACTTGCAGCAATTGAATTTATGCTCGAAAATAATTTGGCTGGTCAAGCAAATGAAAAAGGAAATTATTTTGTTTCAAAAATTGATTTGGAAAATTTATCTAAGGTTAGATCGGTTAGGAATCTTGGTTTAATGATAGGAATTGAATTGAAAGAAAAAGTTCAGCCTTATATTATAGATCTTATGAATAAAGGAGTTTTGGCAATGCCTGCTGGAACAACGGTTTTACGTTTACTTCCGCCCGCAGTAATAAGTCATGAGGAATTAGATAAAGTAGCAGAGATATTGAACGAAATGCTTAAGTAA
- the folP gene encoding dihydropteroate synthase: MGDFYNQLLNSKVPLVMGILNVTPDSFSDGGKFSDKNSAVDHALKMIDSGADIIDIGGESTRPGSDIISAEEEFNRVIPVLRDIRKIDKQIIISIDSFKSKIIERSLEFGIEIVNDISAGMFDNNIFEIVKNNKLTYVLMHMKGTPKNMQVNPNYHDVVKELYDFFELKIIELFEQGIQKIIVDPGIGFGKRVKDNFQILNKLDNFKKLSKPLLIGLSKKSFLGKSLNIDVTERDNSTIISETIAALKGAKIIRTHNVKNTVELKKIFNFITEPELLNV, from the coding sequence ATGGGTGATTTTTATAATCAATTACTAAATTCAAAAGTTCCTTTGGTAATGGGAATTTTAAATGTAACACCTGATTCATTTTCAGATGGAGGTAAGTTTTCAGATAAAAATTCAGCTGTTGATCACGCATTAAAAATGATTGATTCAGGAGCTGATATTATTGACATTGGTGGTGAATCCACACGACCAGGATCAGATATTATTTCCGCAGAAGAAGAATTTAACAGAGTTATTCCTGTTTTAAGAGACATTAGGAAAATTGATAAACAAATTATAATTTCCATCGATTCTTTCAAATCTAAAATAATTGAGCGGTCATTGGAATTTGGAATTGAAATTGTTAATGATATCAGCGCCGGAATGTTTGATAATAATATTTTTGAAATCGTAAAAAATAATAAATTGACTTATGTACTAATGCATATGAAAGGAACACCAAAGAATATGCAGGTCAATCCCAATTACCATGACGTTGTTAAAGAACTTTATGATTTTTTTGAATTGAAAATTATCGAATTGTTCGAACAAGGAATTCAAAAAATAATTGTTGATCCGGGAATTGGATTTGGAAAAAGGGTAAAAGATAATTTCCAAATTCTAAATAAACTTGATAATTTTAAGAAATTGAGTAAACCTCTTTTAATTGGATTATCTAAAAAATCTTTTCTTGGTAAATCATTAAATATTGATGTTACGGAAAGAGATAATTCTACGATAATTAGTGAAACCATAGCGGCATTAAAAGGTGCAAAAATTATTAGAACACACAATGTTAAAAATACGGTTGAATTAAAAAAAATATTTAATTTTATTACAGAACCTGAACTATTGAATGTTTGA